The sequence below is a genomic window from Variovorax paradoxus B4.
ACGGTCACGGTCTTGGCACGCTTGTCGCTGACCACCTTGCCGATCAAGGTGCGCTTGAGGGATTTTTTAGCTTCCGTCATGTTCACTCCTTACTTGGCGGCTTGGGTTTCTTGCTGCTTCTGAGCAAGAATGGTCTTGGCGCGCGCGATGTCGCGGCGCGTCACGCGCAGCGTCGAGGTGTTCGACAGCTGTTGCGTGGCTTTCTGCATGCGCAGGCCGAA
It includes:
- the rpmC gene encoding 50S ribosomal protein L29, giving the protein MTKAATLRTKDVAALQTEVKELQKAHFGLRMQKATQQLSNTSTLRVTRRDIARAKTILAQKQQETQAAK